DNA from Larimichthys crocea isolate SSNF chromosome XIII, L_crocea_2.0, whole genome shotgun sequence:
CCTCACGTCTTCTCTCATTTCCACCGACGCAGCGTTCATGACAGACTGCTGGTCACCATCGCAGACTGTTCCACCTCCGCTGTTCTCCGCTATGCGTCGTTTAAGATCGACCTCCGACACCAGTATGGTTTGTGCTTCGTCCGCGACTCCCTCCATCTTTAGGATGCTTTGTAAATCGTCTTCAGCGGGTACAGGCACCAGTATGATCTGTCCTTCAGGACTGTCCTGTAtccaaaacagctgctgcttctgctgctgctgctgctgctggtctggGTGGTGCTCCCGAACCATGGCTGCAGTTTGACACATGTCAGAGAGCAGCGGCTTCTGCTGAGAGCCTAAAAACGGCAAACTCTGCTCGTGAATATCAGTCAGAGACACTGCGGCTGGGAGTACGTGTTGAAGACTTTGAGTTTGAAGCAGGATTTTGGTGTTTGTTACATCTGAGTCGCTCGTTTCTACGCTCGTTTTCCCAGGCGGTCTTTTCAACCTGACTATCCGTTTCTCTTTGGCTGTGCCACAAGTACTCGTTTCAACGCTTGTCTCGATTGTCAGTGAGTCCTGATGAGCATATTCCTCAGTCTTTGAAACTCTGCGTACTACCTGATCACCAGCCTGTGCCTGTCCTCTCCCACAGTAAAAGCAGTatcctttctcctcttcagaCCAGCTGTTGGCATCTGGAAGAAAATGACCGCCCAGCTCCATCTGATCCACACATCTGTCCTGAAACACATCTGTTTCCTCAGATTTAGTGTCACTCTCGCTCTCCTCCTGGTTATCGCCTCGTCTCTCCGCCTCTGGTGTCCAGCTCCCCCTTTTTCTACAACCGTCTCGTGGCACGAGCAGAGCCTGCTTCAGCCTCTTATCACGGAGCCTCAGCACGGTGCTCCGCAGCCGGTTCTCCCTCCGCCTGGCCGCGTGCAGCTGCCGTAACGCCTTCTCCAAGCAGTCTATGGCCTGGTCGTAACGTCTCCTCCACAGCAGGGGTGAGAGCTGAGCGTAGCTGTGTTCCTTCGACAGGTAgaaacctggaggaggaggaaggcgcCTCATGTAACGAGACGGGGAAGGGGGACGAGACGCCGGCGGTGGAGACGGGCTACGTTCTTGctgtgagagctgctccacccCTGACGGCTCCTGAGAAGACGCAGGTATGTTTTCATGGTTCTCCTCAGCTGCTGCCACCGACTTCTGAGCTGTGGGTTCTTTTAAAGTCTGAttcttgtctgtctcttgttGTTTGCGCTCCTGCTCGTCCGAGTGGGAATCCTTCctgcagaaaaagagacagagtgacaaAGGCTGTCTGTTCCATTAGTCTTTCCTTCACATGGTGTGACATGCAGGTGGATGACACTCTTATCAGCACTACTATACTTGTTAATTTGAAACCTGTCTAAAACAAATATTGAACATATGCTGTGAGAGTGTAGGCAAACAGgcagaatttgtgttttttgtcatatATCCAAATTATTATTCTTCATTTAATGGTAAGACAATAGCTTCAGCTTCACAGATGAATGCACTGCAGTGATCCtgcatatatttttatatgtgagAGGTGCAGATAAGCTGATTTGTATAGCGCTAGAGATATTTAGAGATACATAGGCGTGTTTCCTAACCGCAGAACCCCTCTGGGCACTGCAGCGATGATGAAGCGCTTTACCTGCCAGacttttttcttggtttatgtgcttctaaatatccTATGCggttaaattgtttccctttttcgtttgcacagggtgttttattttgaaaatcgaccagcCGTCTTGAGCTACTCTGTGCATAATGGTGAACTATATGGACGCACAGTGAGACACACATTAACCAAACTATCTGTCGATCtcattgtgtctttttattgCCTGCTCTTTTATGGTTTACTTTTTACTCACGCTGTAATAACTCCTGATGAATGTAGGTGTGTACAGACACTGCTCAAAGACTAAATCTGAGCATACGTCAGCTGTGTTTACCTGGCAGGAACGTCTTCTTGTTTCGGCAGCGTTTTTGGTCTTTTGCATTTGGTTGTTGAAGACGAATCAAATACTGTCGGAAAGGCATCTTCCCTGAGTCTTCTGATCCCACTgtaagtgaaaaaaacaacataaacactcATATTAGACTCATATTTTGATGTGTGTAATCTCTTAACGCCCTGATTGAGTCTACAGACCTGCATCCAGTCAGCTCAAAACTCTCTGGGGTGAAATGTTTGGAGCAAAAGTAGACAAAGTCAGTCTGAGGATCCCAGGAGTCTGCACGGTGGGAGTTGGTGATCCAGAGGTGCCTCCTGGTTTCTCCTTTCGGTAACCTGGCCATCACAATAATAAAAGTTAAGCTAAGTGATGTTGTCTCCTTAATGTCGTTGTCATTTGTGCATGCTCACTTGTGAAAGGTGATACCAGCATCCCGGGTCTCACGATTGTCCCGAGATTTGCAGCCGCCCGCTGAGCAATGTCTTGGCATCTGAACGTGACACAGTTAGGAGAAAAAAGGAGCCAGTGAAATATTTTGTAGCATTGTTAACACTCATAGTACCAGGAGTTTATTGTCTGAAAAACAGTatcacattaatattattagGATATTAACTTCCCTTCAAGTGTTTCAAAGTCTGACAAAGAGTAATAAAAGTAACATTTATACAGTTCCTGTCCTGCATctgatcagatcagaaaactTTAACTTGattataaaaaattaaagttCGGTTGTTTCTTACTGTGACGAGTGAACCGCTCAGGGCTTGGACTCTTCATTCGGTTAATTATTACGACAAattttcacattcacaaatgTACGGAAGCCTTAAGTTGTCATacattcatacttttttttttacttcctctgttttctcgtgataTCGAGTTCCCAAGTTAATGAATCAAATGTGATAGGCCTTGACCTGATGCTGACTGTTGGATGTGACGCGTTgatcaacattttctctgtttccccCCATCCCCAAGATAACAGGATACTTTTC
Protein-coding regions in this window:
- the thap7 gene encoding THAP domain-containing protein 7 isoform X2 — protein: MQKTKNAAETRRRSCQPLSLCLFFCRKDSHSDEQERKQQETDKNQTLKEPTAQKSVAAAEENHENIPASSQEPSGVEQLSQQERSPSPPPASRPPSPSRYMRRLPPPPGFYLSKEHSYAQLSPLLWRRRYDQAIDCLEKALRQLHAARRRENRLRSTVLRLRDKRLKQALLVPRDGCRKRGSWTPEAERRGDNQEESESDTKSEETDVFQDRCVDQMELGGHFLPDANSWSEEEKGYCFYCGRGQAQAGDQVVRRVSKTEEYAHQDSLTIETSVETSTCGTAKEKRIVRLKRPPGKTSVETSDSDVTNTKILLQTQSLQHVLPAAVSLTDIHEQSLPFLGSQQKPLLSDMCQTAAMVREHHPDQQQQQQQKQQLFWIQDSPEGQIILVPVPAEDDLQSILKMEGVADEAQTILVSEVDLKRRIAENSGGGTVCDGDQQSVMNAASVEMREDVREKLKEHLEGFHLQLSTEFLN
- the thap7 gene encoding THAP domain-containing protein 7 isoform X1, yielding MPRHCSAGGCKSRDNRETRDAGITFHKLPKGETRRHLWITNSHRADSWDPQTDFVYFCSKHFTPESFELTGCSGIRRLREDAFPTVFDSSSTTKCKRPKTLPKQEDVPARKDSHSDEQERKQQETDKNQTLKEPTAQKSVAAAEENHENIPASSQEPSGVEQLSQQERSPSPPPASRPPSPSRYMRRLPPPPGFYLSKEHSYAQLSPLLWRRRYDQAIDCLEKALRQLHAARRRENRLRSTVLRLRDKRLKQALLVPRDGCRKRGSWTPEAERRGDNQEESESDTKSEETDVFQDRCVDQMELGGHFLPDANSWSEEEKGYCFYCGRGQAQAGDQVVRRVSKTEEYAHQDSLTIETSVETSTCGTAKEKRIVRLKRPPGKTSVETSDSDVTNTKILLQTQSLQHVLPAAVSLTDIHEQSLPFLGSQQKPLLSDMCQTAAMVREHHPDQQQQQQQKQQLFWIQDSPEGQIILVPVPAEDDLQSILKMEGVADEAQTILVSEVDLKRRIAENSGGGTVCDGDQQSVMNAASVEMREDVREKLKEHLEGFHLQLSTEFLN